One window from the genome of Deltaproteobacteria bacterium encodes:
- a CDS encoding TetR/AcrR family transcriptional regulator encodes MLELGSTPPRPGSVRELRREEILDAAEGLVVAGGLEGLTVAALEGRLTYTRGVITYHFAGKDEIVFALLERAVERIDRNADRKVKESARGRGRLGAAVRAMVDGFLSEGAACAILFAFWSRLQHDPAAREINALLYAGYRQRSERLLAELAPRLSERRRKALATLLVGQVIGIVTQAYFEPGAIDLEASVREAGRALEAALA; translated from the coding sequence TTGCTTGAGCTCGGCTCCACCCCGCCGCGGCCGGGCTCGGTGCGTGAGCTGCGCCGGGAGGAAATCCTCGACGCGGCCGAGGGGCTGGTCGTCGCCGGGGGCCTCGAGGGCCTCACCGTCGCCGCCCTGGAGGGCCGCCTCACCTACACCCGCGGCGTGATCACCTACCACTTCGCCGGCAAGGACGAGATCGTCTTCGCCCTCCTCGAGCGGGCCGTCGAGCGGATCGACCGGAACGCCGACCGGAAGGTGAAGGAGAGCGCCCGGGGCCGGGGCCGCCTCGGCGCGGCCGTGCGCGCGATGGTCGACGGCTTCCTCTCCGAGGGCGCGGCCTGCGCGATCCTCTTCGCCTTCTGGAGCCGGCTGCAGCACGATCCGGCCGCGCGGGAGATCAACGCCCTCCTCTACGCGGGCTACCGCCAGCGCTCCGAGCGGCTCCTGGCCGAGCTCGCCCCCCGGCTCTCGGAGCGGCGCCGCAAGGCCCTGGCCACCCTCCTGGTGGGGCAGGTCATCGGCATCGTGACCCAGGCCTACTTCGAGCCGGGCGCCATCGACCTCGAGGCCTCGGTGCGCGAGGCCGGCCGCGCCCTGGAGGCAGCCCTGGCCTGA
- a CDS encoding NAD(P)/FAD-dependent oxidoreductase — translation MRDYDVIVIGSGAGGLTAAVALAQAGRKVLVLEQHYLPGGWCHSFTLDGFSFSPGVHYIGELGEGQRMRAIYEGLGVSDDLTFLELNPEGYDHVRSGERAFDYPRGKERLIQRLADHFPSEAAGARRVVETLDAVGSAVDAVSTLRRPKDLLSRRTEVSTFARKGLRSLKSTIESNVKDPFLRAILAVQSGDNGLPPSRASTALHAMVMRHYFDGGFYPKGGARALPRAFVRALKRAGSEIRMRAKVEAILLEGSGDRRRAVGVRLEDGETIGADVVISNADPRVTFERLLDPSELSGKLQRKLKRTRYSGSGVSLFAALDVDPREHGLDSGNYWLSDTPDLETIYSGQAPRWLVQGGTPPGLFVTFTTLKDPSKSYGGLHTLEAFAMAPYSAFTAWEASQHGDRPTAYDALKARLADQMLAGVERILPGARAHAVFKEIGTPLTNRFYVEATEGNFYGIEKTLDQLGPFSFPIRSEIPGLFCCGASTLGHGVAGATLSGLAAASSVLRLRTRELLKQQGKPIELLPCDAPETWPAHHRPADLEEQKVA, via the coding sequence ATGCGCGACTACGACGTGATCGTCATCGGAAGCGGGGCCGGCGGCCTGACCGCCGCGGTGGCCCTGGCCCAGGCCGGCCGCAAGGTCCTGGTCCTCGAGCAGCACTACCTCCCCGGCGGCTGGTGCCACTCCTTCACCCTGGACGGCTTCAGCTTCTCGCCCGGCGTGCACTACATCGGTGAGCTGGGCGAGGGGCAGCGGATGCGGGCCATCTACGAGGGGCTGGGGGTCTCCGACGACCTCACCTTCCTCGAGCTGAACCCCGAGGGCTACGACCACGTCCGCTCGGGCGAGCGCGCCTTCGACTACCCGCGGGGCAAGGAGCGGCTGATCCAGCGCCTGGCCGACCACTTCCCGAGTGAGGCCGCCGGAGCCCGGCGGGTGGTCGAGACCCTGGACGCGGTTGGCTCGGCGGTCGACGCCGTCAGCACCCTGCGCCGGCCGAAGGACCTCCTCTCCCGGCGGACGGAGGTCTCCACCTTCGCCCGCAAGGGCCTGCGCAGCCTGAAGTCCACGATCGAGTCCAACGTGAAGGATCCCTTCCTCCGCGCGATCCTCGCGGTGCAGAGCGGCGACAACGGCCTGCCGCCGAGCCGCGCCTCCACGGCGCTGCACGCGATGGTGATGCGGCACTACTTCGACGGCGGCTTCTATCCCAAGGGAGGCGCCCGCGCCCTGCCCCGGGCCTTCGTCCGCGCCCTGAAGCGAGCGGGCTCGGAGATCCGGATGCGCGCGAAGGTCGAGGCCATTCTCCTGGAGGGCAGCGGCGACCGGCGGAGGGCCGTGGGCGTCCGGCTCGAGGACGGCGAGACCATCGGCGCCGACGTCGTGATCTCGAACGCGGATCCGCGGGTGACCTTCGAGCGCCTCCTCGATCCCTCGGAGCTCTCCGGGAAGCTGCAGCGCAAGCTGAAGCGCACCCGCTACTCAGGCTCGGGGGTCAGCCTCTTCGCCGCCCTCGACGTCGACCCACGGGAGCACGGCCTCGACTCGGGCAACTACTGGCTCTCCGACACGCCGGACCTCGAGACGATCTACTCCGGGCAGGCGCCGCGCTGGCTGGTGCAGGGCGGCACGCCCCCCGGGCTCTTCGTCACCTTCACCACCCTCAAGGATCCCTCCAAGAGCTACGGCGGCCTGCACACCCTGGAGGCCTTCGCCATGGCCCCCTACTCGGCCTTCACCGCCTGGGAGGCGAGCCAGCACGGCGACCGCCCGACGGCCTACGACGCCCTCAAGGCCCGCCTGGCCGACCAGATGCTCGCCGGCGTGGAGCGGATCCTCCCGGGCGCCCGGGCCCACGCCGTCTTCAAGGAGATCGGCACGCCGCTGACCAACCGCTTCTACGTCGAGGCGACCGAGGGCAACTTCTACGGCATCGAGAAGACCCTCGATCAGCTCGGCCCCTTCTCCTTCCCGATCCGCTCCGAGATCCCGGGGCTCTTCTGCTGCGGCGCCAGCACCCTCGGTCACGGCGTGGCCGGGGCGACCCTCTCGGGCCTGGCCGCCGCGAGCTCGGTGCTGCGGCTGCGGACCCGCGAGCTGCTCAAGCAGCAGGGCAAGCCGATCGAGCTGCTCCCCTGCGACGCCCCGGAGACCTGGCCCGCCCACCACCGGCCCGCCGACCTCGAGGAGCAGAAGGTTGCTTGA
- a CDS encoding glycosyltransferase, which yields MPTSPDLSLLVPCYEEEASLEETLRRLVEHLEASRWSWELIVVDDGSRDGTAEIARTFAGRDPRVVAAGYPRNRGKGGALKEGFARASGAKIAFVDADLAYGPEAIDAVVEALEGGARFAAGERVSDAGYGPARRLASALFGALLRQLLPTEDRDTQCGLKAFEAEAGRRLFEGLREEGFAFDVELFVLSRLSGLPVARVPVEMRHRAESRVRLGRDSLRMARALARIRWRLQRGEYAATLEALAAP from the coding sequence ATGCCGACCTCACCGGATCTCTCGCTCCTCGTGCCCTGCTACGAGGAGGAGGCGAGCCTGGAGGAGACCCTCCGCCGCCTGGTGGAGCACCTCGAGGCCTCGCGCTGGTCCTGGGAGCTGATCGTCGTGGACGACGGCTCCCGGGACGGTACCGCGGAGATCGCCCGCACCTTTGCCGGCCGCGATCCCCGGGTGGTCGCCGCCGGCTACCCCCGCAACCGGGGCAAGGGCGGCGCCCTGAAGGAGGGCTTCGCCCGGGCCTCCGGAGCGAAGATCGCCTTCGTCGACGCCGACCTGGCCTACGGCCCCGAGGCGATCGACGCGGTGGTGGAGGCCCTCGAGGGCGGGGCGCGCTTCGCCGCCGGGGAGCGGGTCAGCGACGCGGGCTACGGCCCGGCGCGCCGCCTGGCCAGCGCCCTCTTCGGCGCGCTCCTACGCCAGCTCTTGCCCACCGAGGATCGGGACACCCAGTGCGGGCTGAAGGCCTTCGAGGCCGAGGCCGGCCGCCGCCTCTTCGAGGGGCTGCGCGAGGAGGGCTTCGCCTTCGACGTGGAGCTCTTCGTCCTCTCCCGCCTCTCCGGCCTGCCCGTGGCGCGGGTGCCGGTCGAGATGCGGCACCGCGCCGAGTCGCGGGTGCGCCTCGGCCGGGACAGCCTGCGGATGGCCCGGGCCCTGGCGCGCATCCGCTGGCGGCTGCAGCGGGGTGAGTACGCCGCCACCCTCGAGGCGCTGGCCGCGCCATGA
- a CDS encoding peptide-methionine (R)-S-oxide reductase, with protein MHAPARPLARLRQVVLGLALSGLCGGCFLDELVDGLDGIEEDEGVELKPSADGRVRLSEEEWQTRLSEEEFAVLRGGRTERAFTGALWQHDQRGTYLCAACRLPLYDSRDKFDAGDGRPSFMRAIDGANIDASAEWNYGTLRIQLTCARCGSHLGYAYTGGPSTSGMRHSLNSLALDFETPRETARRVRREAREHDRQEAWLSSAR; from the coding sequence ATGCACGCTCCTGCCCGACCCCTCGCCAGACTCCGTCAGGTCGTCCTCGGCCTGGCGCTCTCGGGACTCTGCGGTGGTTGCTTCCTCGACGAGCTCGTCGATGGCCTCGACGGGATCGAAGAGGACGAGGGGGTCGAGCTCAAACCCTCGGCCGACGGCCGGGTCCGCCTCTCCGAGGAGGAGTGGCAGACCCGGCTCTCCGAGGAGGAGTTCGCGGTCCTGCGCGGGGGCCGCACCGAGCGCGCCTTCACCGGCGCCCTCTGGCAGCACGACCAGCGCGGCACCTACCTCTGCGCCGCCTGCCGCCTGCCCCTCTACGACTCGCGCGACAAGTTCGACGCCGGTGACGGCCGTCCCTCCTTCATGCGGGCGATCGACGGCGCCAACATCGACGCCAGCGCCGAGTGGAACTACGGCACGCTCCGCATCCAGCTGACCTGCGCCCGCTGCGGCTCGCACCTCGGCTACGCCTACACCGGCGGCCCCTCCACCTCGGGGATGCGCCACTCCCTCAATTCGCTGGCCCTGGACTTCGAGACGCCGCGGGAGACGGCGCGGCGGGTGCGCCGGGAGGCGCGGGAGCACGATCGCCAGGAGGCTTGGCTCAGCTCGGCCCGATGA
- a CDS encoding lysoplasmalogenase, producing MIRVLFLLGLVTGAGYLLVPDDANTLLRVSLKAAPVLCLAAALLLRGGRGAPTRLILVGLGLSAVGDVLLSLPGEGYFLPGLVAFLLAHLGYIAAFLWHERRLAPLRLLPFLTWGAVAALVLGPKLGEMLVPVIVYLCVIQTMMWRAAARDLSLPAARLALIGALTFGVSDSVLAFDLFHTPFGAADLIVMLTYWAGQLGITASAMQAAAPQR from the coding sequence GTGATCCGCGTCCTCTTCCTCCTGGGCCTCGTCACGGGGGCCGGCTACCTGCTGGTCCCGGACGACGCGAACACCCTCCTGCGGGTCTCCCTGAAGGCGGCGCCCGTCCTCTGCCTGGCCGCGGCCCTGCTGCTGCGCGGGGGGCGGGGGGCGCCCACCCGGCTGATCCTGGTGGGCCTCGGCCTCTCGGCGGTCGGGGACGTGCTGCTCTCGCTGCCGGGCGAGGGGTACTTCCTGCCCGGGCTGGTCGCCTTCCTCCTGGCGCACCTCGGCTACATCGCCGCCTTCCTCTGGCACGAGCGGCGCCTCGCGCCGCTGCGCCTGCTGCCCTTCCTCACCTGGGGCGCGGTGGCCGCCCTCGTCCTGGGCCCGAAGCTCGGCGAGATGCTGGTGCCGGTGATCGTCTACCTCTGCGTGATCCAGACCATGATGTGGCGGGCGGCCGCCCGCGACCTCTCCCTCCCCGCCGCGCGCCTGGCCCTGATCGGCGCGCTGACCTTCGGGGTCTCGGACAGCGTGCTGGCCTTCGACCTCTTCCACACCCCCTTCGGGGCGGCGGACCTGATCGTCATGCTGACCTACTGGGCCGGCCAACTGGGCATCACCGCCTCGGCGATGCAGGCGGCCGCGCCTCAGCGGTAG
- a CDS encoding DUF4388 domain-containing protein → MGLFPPAREVLAAGAGELEGTAFPLLLNAIAVQARTLCLELKHNNLEKKIFFEDGVPVGCETNLLHETLGRFLVREEKITDEQYQAALGECASTGVRMGEWLVQQQLLAPYDLFRLMQKSLALKILDAFRWSSGRWRLALDAESGATPLKINPAQLVLTGCSSSLLYTTVTAALAAVAGERFALVPSPPHELGKLKLSGKDSRLLKAFEAAPDLGSLLATSALDDEEVLRRLYAFLLLGFVAPADEVARMPSPGPAPAAAPVSEAPAAPAPVPAARPGRSPEAVRDEVMGLFLRYRDLDPFDLLGVSEESNFAALREAFLAFGERFAPWSLSASGEVSAEVEEKAGLLFLAGARAFAELADAGRRSECVRRRQERAASRQVRRKGPDFTIRTDLLDGETQFGKGRALLAKGEVAGAIEHLQYAVDIDPRPLHRAWLGWAHLRRGGPGSAEAREAVTLLEGAAREAPRVAEIFFFLGSARRAAGDLEGAAAALRRAVQLAPERADYAKALAELA, encoded by the coding sequence ATGGGCCTCTTTCCCCCTGCCAGGGAGGTGCTCGCCGCGGGCGCCGGCGAGCTCGAGGGCACGGCCTTCCCGCTGCTGCTGAACGCGATCGCCGTGCAGGCGCGCACCCTCTGCCTGGAGCTGAAGCACAACAACCTCGAGAAGAAGATCTTCTTCGAGGACGGAGTGCCCGTCGGCTGCGAGACCAACCTCCTCCACGAGACCCTCGGCCGCTTCCTCGTGCGGGAGGAGAAGATCACCGACGAGCAGTACCAGGCGGCCCTCGGGGAGTGCGCCTCGACCGGCGTCCGGATGGGCGAGTGGCTGGTCCAGCAGCAGCTGCTCGCGCCCTACGATCTCTTCCGGCTGATGCAGAAGTCCCTGGCGCTGAAGATCCTCGACGCCTTTCGCTGGTCCAGCGGGCGCTGGCGCCTGGCCCTGGACGCCGAGTCCGGAGCGACGCCGCTGAAGATCAACCCGGCGCAGCTGGTGCTGACCGGCTGCAGCAGCAGCCTGCTCTACACCACGGTCACCGCCGCCCTCGCCGCGGTCGCCGGAGAGCGCTTCGCGCTCGTTCCCTCACCGCCCCACGAGCTCGGCAAGCTGAAGCTCTCGGGGAAGGACTCCCGCCTCCTCAAGGCCTTCGAGGCGGCGCCCGATCTGGGCTCGCTGCTGGCGACCAGCGCGCTCGACGACGAGGAGGTGCTGCGGCGCCTCTACGCCTTCCTCCTCCTGGGCTTCGTCGCCCCGGCCGACGAGGTCGCCCGGATGCCCTCACCCGGGCCGGCGCCCGCGGCCGCTCCCGTCTCCGAGGCGCCCGCCGCGCCCGCGCCCGTGCCGGCGGCCCGGCCGGGCCGCTCGCCGGAGGCGGTGCGCGACGAGGTGATGGGCCTCTTCCTGCGCTACCGCGATCTCGATCCCTTCGACCTGCTCGGTGTCTCGGAGGAGTCGAACTTCGCCGCGCTGCGGGAGGCCTTCCTCGCCTTCGGGGAGCGCTTCGCCCCCTGGTCCCTCTCCGCCTCCGGGGAGGTGTCCGCGGAGGTCGAGGAGAAGGCCGGCCTCCTCTTCCTGGCCGGCGCCCGGGCCTTCGCCGAGCTCGCCGACGCCGGCCGGCGCAGCGAGTGCGTCCGCCGCCGCCAGGAGCGGGCCGCCTCGAGGCAGGTGCGTCGCAAGGGCCCCGACTTCACGATCCGCACCGACCTCCTCGACGGCGAGACCCAGTTCGGCAAGGGCCGGGCGCTCCTGGCGAAGGGTGAGGTGGCCGGCGCGATCGAGCACCTCCAGTACGCCGTGGACATCGACCCCCGGCCGCTCCACCGGGCCTGGCTGGGCTGGGCGCACCTGCGCCGCGGCGGCCCCGGCAGCGCCGAGGCGAGGGAGGCCGTCACCCTCCTGGAGGGGGCGGCCCGGGAGGCGCCCCGCGTCGCCGAGATCTTCTTCTTCCTGGGGTCGGCCCGGCGGGCGGCGGGCGACCTCGAGGGGGCAGCGGCGGCGCTGCGCCGGGCGGTGCAGCTGGCACCCGAGCGCGCGGACTACGCGAAGGCCCTGGCCGAGCTGGCCTGA
- a CDS encoding DUF4350 domain-containing protein yields MSRLLPAGLALALLLSLATGCPGESQPRHLLFDQGHGQRFTIEQEGDLQLGRFAETLRGEGLEVASTTEPITPELLAGVDALVISGPFKAYSPAEGKAVKAWVEGGGRLAIMLHIAQPVWGVLGDLGVEVANGVVRDPKHQLDEKAINFRVPDLTQHPLNAGLESFNLYGGWPLRPASEKAQVLAFTDAGAWVDLDRDQKLGQGDAVQSFGVVVGGELGQGAFVVFADDAIFQNRFLVDENLKLAKNLGAFLGAR; encoded by the coding sequence ATGTCGCGCCTGCTCCCCGCCGGACTCGCCCTCGCCCTCCTCCTCTCCCTCGCCACCGGCTGCCCCGGCGAGAGCCAGCCCCGGCACCTCCTCTTCGACCAGGGCCACGGCCAGCGCTTCACCATCGAGCAGGAGGGGGACCTCCAGCTCGGGCGCTTCGCCGAGACCTTGCGGGGGGAGGGCCTCGAGGTCGCCTCCACCACCGAGCCGATCACCCCCGAGCTCCTCGCCGGGGTCGACGCCCTCGTCATCTCGGGGCCCTTCAAGGCCTACAGCCCCGCCGAGGGCAAGGCGGTGAAGGCCTGGGTCGAGGGCGGCGGCCGCCTGGCCATCATGCTCCACATCGCGCAGCCGGTGTGGGGCGTGCTCGGGGACCTCGGGGTCGAGGTCGCCAACGGCGTGGTGCGCGATCCCAAGCACCAGCTCGACGAGAAGGCCATCAACTTCCGGGTCCCCGACCTGACCCAGCACCCCCTCAACGCGGGCCTGGAGAGCTTCAACCTCTACGGCGGCTGGCCCCTGCGCCCCGCCAGCGAGAAGGCGCAGGTCCTCGCCTTTACCGACGCCGGCGCCTGGGTCGATCTCGATCGCGACCAGAAGCTCGGGCAGGGCGACGCCGTGCAGAGCTTCGGGGTGGTGGTCGGCGGTGAGCTCGGCCAGGGGGCCTTCGTGGTCTTCGCCGACGACGCCATCTTCCAGAACCGGTTCCTGGTCGACGAGAACCTGAAGCTGGCGAAGAACCTCGGCGCCTTCCTCGGCGCCCGCTGA
- a CDS encoding cytochrome C yields the protein MSKKAILWAKLSVFLCVGALCLQAAPASAQLSDGDCVKCHAKPPADIKEAGLAHKTDIGCQDCHEGHRPASKNNIPQCSNCHEGEKHFELKGCLNCHTNPHRPKDITLGKNVTDACLTCHTDQMDQLKSFKSKHSLKACSSCHDKHGKIPACVSCHQPHSKDMGDDQCGVCHQAHQPLNVTYADGTDSKLCASCHASPYQLLQSNGTKHTSKVCASCHQSKHKAMPTCQQCHKVPHPAGIMSKFPSCNQCHKIAHDLNNWTRGAEPAKKPAAKKKGR from the coding sequence GTGTCGAAGAAGGCAATCCTGTGGGCGAAGCTGTCGGTGTTCCTCTGCGTGGGAGCGCTCTGTCTCCAGGCCGCTCCGGCGAGCGCCCAGCTCTCCGACGGCGACTGCGTGAAGTGCCACGCCAAGCCGCCGGCCGACATCAAGGAGGCCGGCCTGGCCCACAAGACCGACATCGGCTGCCAGGACTGCCACGAGGGGCACCGCCCCGCGAGCAAGAACAACATCCCCCAGTGCAGCAACTGCCACGAGGGTGAGAAGCACTTCGAGCTGAAGGGTTGCCTCAACTGCCACACCAACCCGCACCGCCCGAAGGACATCACCCTCGGCAAGAACGTCACCGACGCCTGCCTGACCTGCCACACCGATCAGATGGATCAGCTCAAGTCGTTCAAGAGCAAGCACTCCCTGAAGGCCTGCTCCTCCTGCCACGACAAGCACGGCAAGATCCCGGCCTGCGTGAGCTGCCACCAGCCCCACTCCAAGGACATGGGCGACGACCAGTGCGGCGTCTGCCACCAGGCGCACCAGCCCCTGAACGTCACCTACGCCGACGGCACCGACTCGAAGCTCTGCGCCTCCTGTCACGCCTCGCCCTACCAGCTGCTGCAGAGCAACGGCACGAAGCACACCTCGAAGGTCTGCGCGAGCTGCCACCAGTCGAAGCACAAGGCCATGCCCACCTGCCAGCAGTGCCACAAGGTGCCGCACCCGGCGGGGATCATGAGCAAGTTCCCGAGCTGCAACCAGTGCCACAAGATCGCGCACGATCTGAACAACTGGACCCGCGGCGCGGAGCCCGCCAAGAAGCCGGCGGCGAAGAAGAAGGGCCGGTAG
- a CDS encoding LysM peptidoglycan-binding domain-containing protein: MRSLGLLVPGLLLALPLAARAQTDAAPDEGATPATSSVAATAAAGAGAAGAGVLSVGLLPTPAEVGGAAWDEACRLPAGSPLALRAQAALFPSLGPAHFCAGCPPPSPGLASGQQGLAALDLRVAQRIFDIPLVLNDEVRELIHYFSEGSGRKHFERYLQRSGSLIPFLQRHLARAGVPRDLVFLSMIESGYSLHAYSSASAVGLWQFMKPTGLEYDLRIDEWVDERRDPEASTEAAARFLSWLHGEFDDWFLAFAAYNGGPGRVGRAITRLGDDDYWSLCRKKALPTETCRYVPKIVAAAIIGTYPEAFGFQRPAPVLDAFTYDVVEVRRPRALTDVADALGVPVEALKEANPSLRKWITPPVPVGDPPFRLKLPPGSGERFETLRESLPVASLHQAGRVHVVEAGETLWGISRRYGLSTDALIRANALADPGSIRPGQKLQIPGQSAPPPRAAALIRRGPLPEFHHVERGESLWSIARHHGLTTRTLCELNQLDCGPKVDLAVGQRLRLKPAADAPVKQAEAEPVRFHTLAAGETLWQLSRKYGVTVEEIQAWNAIEDPTDLKIGQQLRIAP, translated from the coding sequence ATGAGGTCCCTGGGCCTCCTCGTCCCCGGACTCCTCCTCGCGCTGCCGCTCGCCGCGCGCGCCCAGACCGACGCCGCCCCCGACGAGGGCGCCACCCCGGCGACCTCCTCGGTCGCCGCCACGGCGGCGGCGGGCGCGGGCGCGGCCGGCGCGGGAGTCCTGAGCGTCGGGCTCCTCCCCACCCCGGCCGAGGTCGGCGGCGCGGCCTGGGACGAGGCCTGCCGGCTGCCCGCGGGGAGCCCGCTGGCGCTGCGCGCCCAGGCGGCCCTCTTCCCCTCGCTCGGGCCGGCCCACTTCTGCGCTGGCTGCCCTCCCCCCTCCCCGGGCCTGGCGAGCGGCCAGCAGGGGCTGGCGGCCCTCGACCTGCGGGTGGCCCAGCGGATCTTCGACATCCCGCTGGTGCTCAACGACGAGGTGCGCGAGCTGATCCACTACTTCAGCGAGGGGAGCGGGCGGAAGCACTTCGAGCGCTACCTGCAGCGCAGCGGCAGCCTCATCCCCTTCCTCCAGCGCCACCTCGCCCGGGCCGGCGTCCCGCGGGATCTGGTCTTCCTCTCGATGATCGAGAGCGGCTACTCGCTCCACGCCTACTCCTCCGCCAGCGCCGTGGGCCTCTGGCAGTTCATGAAGCCCACCGGCCTCGAGTACGACCTGCGGATCGACGAGTGGGTGGACGAGCGCCGCGATCCCGAGGCCTCCACCGAGGCCGCCGCCCGCTTCCTCTCCTGGCTCCACGGCGAGTTCGACGACTGGTTCCTCGCCTTCGCCGCCTACAACGGCGGGCCCGGCCGGGTCGGACGCGCGATCACCCGCCTGGGCGACGACGACTACTGGTCGCTCTGCCGCAAGAAGGCGCTCCCCACCGAGACCTGCCGCTACGTCCCGAAGATCGTCGCGGCGGCGATCATCGGCACCTACCCCGAGGCCTTCGGCTTCCAGCGCCCGGCCCCGGTCCTCGACGCCTTCACCTACGACGTGGTGGAGGTGCGCCGGCCCCGGGCCCTCACCGACGTGGCCGACGCCCTCGGGGTCCCGGTCGAGGCCCTCAAGGAGGCCAACCCCTCCCTGCGCAAGTGGATCACCCCGCCGGTGCCCGTCGGCGATCCCCCCTTCCGGCTCAAGCTCCCCCCCGGCTCCGGGGAGCGCTTCGAGACCCTGCGCGAGAGCCTCCCGGTGGCGAGCCTGCACCAGGCCGGGAGGGTGCACGTGGTCGAGGCCGGCGAGACCCTCTGGGGTATCTCCCGCCGCTACGGGCTCTCCACCGACGCCCTGATCCGCGCCAACGCGCTCGCCGATCCCGGCTCGATCCGGCCCGGGCAGAAGCTGCAGATTCCGGGGCAGAGCGCGCCGCCCCCCCGGGCGGCGGCCTTGATCCGCCGCGGCCCCCTCCCCGAGTTCCACCACGTCGAGCGGGGCGAGAGCCTCTGGTCCATCGCCCGCCACCACGGCCTCACGACCCGCACCCTCTGCGAGCTCAACCAGCTCGACTGCGGCCCCAAGGTCGACCTCGCGGTCGGCCAGCGCCTGCGGCTGAAGCCCGCCGCCGACGCCCCGGTGAAGCAGGCCGAGGCCGAGCCCGTCCGCTTCCACACCCTCGCCGCCGGCGAGACCCTCTGGCAGCTCTCCCGCAAGTACGGCGTGACCGTCGAGGAGATCCAGGCGTGGAACGCCATCGAGGATCCCACCGACCTGAAGATCGGTCAGCAGCTCCGGATCGCTCCCTAG